Proteins co-encoded in one Mycolicibacterium aromaticivorans JS19b1 = JCM 16368 genomic window:
- a CDS encoding PPE domain-containing protein yields the protein MAITVDETGLRAAATRLSASTGTHPVAAAEPPGLDATSMSAVAQINAASTALATLLTHSSALREVGAVAVTATATTLAAQDDANASGIATLTTPHTVSAPPPLPSVPEPVVPAIPTMPAALAPLPGEAHSRALYGGPGSHSLHALAEHLDTTATHLRGLSEHLSRTGQLIDSSWDDGGRQQAGANVARHARWLAQAGEHAATLAVRCRTVALNRPGMSGDSICWEGWGHVRWFVEAVSAGAS from the coding sequence ATGGCGATCACGGTCGATGAGACGGGGTTACGGGCGGCGGCGACGCGGCTGTCGGCCAGCACCGGCACCCATCCCGTCGCGGCGGCTGAGCCGCCCGGGTTGGATGCGACGTCAATGTCGGCGGTCGCTCAGATCAACGCCGCCTCAACGGCGTTGGCGACTCTGCTCACCCACAGCTCGGCACTGCGCGAAGTCGGCGCAGTCGCGGTGACCGCGACCGCTACCACGTTGGCCGCCCAGGACGACGCCAACGCCAGCGGCATCGCCACGTTGACTACACCCCACACCGTTAGTGCGCCTCCGCCCCTGCCGAGCGTTCCGGAGCCGGTTGTGCCCGCGATCCCGACGATGCCCGCCGCCCTGGCTCCGCTGCCCGGGGAAGCGCACTCCCGTGCCCTCTACGGCGGCCCCGGCAGCCACAGCTTGCACGCACTCGCCGAACACCTCGACACCACCGCAACCCACCTGCGGGGACTTAGCGAGCACCTGTCGCGTACCGGCCAGTTGATCGACTCCAGTTGGGACGACGGCGGCCGCCAACAGGCCGGCGCCAACGTCGCGCGCCACGCTCGCTGGCTGGCCCAGGCCGGCGAGCATGCCGCCACGTTGGCCGTCCGCTGCCGCACCGTGGCGCTGAACCGCCCCGGCATGTCCGGAGACTCCATTTGTTGGGAAGGATGGGGTCATGTCAGGTGGTTCGTCGAGGCGGTATCCGCCGGAGCTTCGTGA
- a CDS encoding ParA family protein encodes MIWSLVHTKGGVAKTTTAMFLAAAAARRGISTRVLDADPQGSATSWAERAASLDMSLPFTVTPATADDLRGLTSTPDELIVIDTPPGTATAIDAAIDAADLVIIPTGPRSADIDRVWPTLDITAHRPTTILLTLVDLRKVEATEIPLALADAEAPILRTVVRARTAVERAFGRGIPRYLGDYADVFEELTAAMVPEEVVAQ; translated from the coding sequence ATGATTTGGTCACTCGTGCACACCAAGGGTGGGGTTGCTAAGACCACGACCGCGATGTTCCTAGCTGCTGCAGCGGCTAGACGAGGTATTTCCACGCGCGTCCTAGATGCCGATCCTCAGGGCTCGGCGACCTCTTGGGCGGAACGAGCGGCATCACTGGACATGTCGCTGCCCTTCACGGTCACTCCCGCCACAGCAGACGACCTCCGAGGACTCACCAGTACGCCCGATGAGCTCATCGTGATCGACACCCCGCCGGGCACTGCTACGGCGATCGACGCCGCGATCGACGCGGCCGATTTGGTGATCATTCCGACCGGACCGCGATCGGCCGACATAGACCGCGTATGGCCGACGTTGGACATCACCGCACACCGACCCACCACCATTCTGCTGACGCTGGTCGATCTCCGGAAAGTCGAGGCCACCGAGATCCCGCTAGCACTGGCCGACGCTGAAGCGCCCATCCTGCGCACCGTCGTGCGAGCACGTACCGCCGTTGAGCGGGCGTTCGGCCGTGGCATTCCTCGCTACCTCGGCGACTACGCCGACGTATTCGAGGAATTGACCGCAGCGATGGTGCCCGAGGAGGTTGTTGCGCAGTGA
- a CDS encoding IS3 family transposase (programmed frameshift): MSGGSSRRYPPELRERAVRMVAEISDQHESEWAAMGEVARLLGIGTAETVRKWVRQAQVDAGARAGTTTEESAELKKLRRENAELKRANAILKTASGFLRGRAGPATPLVCRFIAEHQGRREGPDGLRWGVQSICDELVRLGVQIAPSTYYEHLEREPSRREIRDEELKAHVNRVHAANYRVYGARKVWLALNREGIGVARCTVERLMAELGLSGAVRGKAKPTTIADPAAVRPADLVGRRFGPVAPNRLWVADLTYVSTWSGFAYVAFVTDAYARRILGWRVASTMATTMVLDSIEQAIWTRQQDGVLDLKDVVHHTDRGSQYTSIRFTERLAEAGIQPSVGAVGSSYDNALAETINGLYKTEVIKLGKPWRTVEDVELATARWVDWFNHRRLYEYCGDVPPAEIEAAYYAQQARPAAG, encoded by the exons ATGTCAGGTGGTTCGTCGAGGCGGTATCCGCCGGAGCTTCGTGAGCGGGCGGTGCGCATGGTCGCTGAGATCAGCGATCAGCACGAGTCGGAGTGGGCGGCGATGGGCGAAGTCGCCCGGCTACTAGGGATCGGTACGGCTGAGACGGTGCGCAAGTGGGTGCGCCAGGCCCAGGTCGATGCCGGCGCCCGGGCGGGAACTACGACCGAGGAGTCCGCCGAGCTTAAGAAGCTGCGCCGGGAGAACGCCGAGCTCAAGCGGGCCAACGCGATCTTGAAGACGGCGTCGG GCTTTCTTCGCGGCCGAGCTGGACCGGCCACACCACTAGTCTGTCGATTCATCGCTGAGCATCAGGGCCGCCGGGAGGGCCCTGATGGTCTGCGGTGGGGTGTCCAGTCGATCTGTGATGAGCTCGTCCGGCTCGGTGTGCAGATCGCCCCGTCGACGTACTACGAGCATCTCGAGCGTGAGCCCAGTCGTCGCGAGATTCGCGACGAGGAGCTCAAAGCCCACGTCAATCGTGTTCACGCCGCGAACTATCGCGTGTACGGGGCGCGCAAGGTGTGGCTAGCACTGAATCGCGAGGGCATCGGGGTTGCCCGCTGCACGGTGGAGCGGCTGATGGCTGAACTCGGCCTGTCCGGTGCGGTACGTGGTAAGGCCAAACCGACCACGATCGCTGATCCGGCCGCAGTGCGTCCGGCCGATCTGGTCGGTCGGCGCTTCGGTCCGGTCGCACCGAATCGGCTCTGGGTGGCCGATCTGACCTATGTGTCGACCTGGTCGGGGTTCGCCTACGTCGCGTTTGTCACCGATGCCTACGCTCGGCGGATCCTGGGCTGGCGGGTGGCGTCGACGATGGCGACCACGATGGTGCTCGACTCGATCGAGCAGGCCATCTGGACGCGTCAGCAAGACGGTGTCCTCGATTTGAAAGATGTTGTCCACCATACGGATAGAGGCTCGCAGTATACGTCGATCCGATTCACGGAACGTCTCGCCGAAGCCGGTATCCAACCGTCGGTCGGTGCGGTCGGCAGCTCGTATGACAACGCGCTCGCCGAGACCATCAATGGGCTGTACAAGACCGAGGTGATCAAACTGGGCAAGCCCTGGCGCACCGTCGAGGACGTCGAGTTGGCGACCGCGCGCTGGGTCGACTGGTTCAACCACCGCCGGCTCTACGAGTACTGCGGCGACGTCCCGCCAGCCGAGATTGAGGCTGCCTACTACGCTCAACAAGCGAGGCCAGCCGCCGGCTGA
- a CDS encoding N-6 DNA methylase gives MSVPPMPVAPTVVPVGSVPDGKVSDYLTGKLLNDTPEEYVRQNIEKALVRQYKYSAKDCEPEFPIGVGRSRKRADIAVFGPGQDHTQNNAYILVETKKADIKPSHKTEGVDQLISYMSACLNTKYGMWTNGDDRLCFAKRPDGKGGWTVDEIIDIPGLGQTEEDAQRPKRKDLKPATADNLLFAFRRCHNYIAAHEGKQKTEAFWELLKLIFTKIEDERSKVISFYATPSERENSSIATAAKKRIQDLFTTKVVKKYPTIFDVKDTEIDLKPTVVAYVVTQLQGYSLLASPVDVKGVAYEEIVGSNLRGDRGEFFTPRNACRMAVSMINPQPEERLLDPSCGTGGFLIAAMNHALEFIERSEREQWVDPANGTDSEREELFRRRTEYLSQNVFGIDLNPALVRAAKMNMVMNNDGSGGLFQGNTLENPHRWDALTRKAIPLGSIDVIVSNPPFGAKIPVDDEDTLSQYDLAATWDQDEGGNWDIRVDRHGSSVLQKSQPPEILFIERALQLLKPGTGRMAMVIPNGILNNPGLAYVRHWLVRHAQILAVVDMHRDLFQPGNDTQTSMVLMRRLSAEEVAEAEITGLDYPLFMAVAEKIGHDKRGNVIYRRTDEGEDALISRVETVTEIDQKTGGEVRRDITVTERQVDDELPEVATAYLRWLSEQK, from the coding sequence GTGTCGGTACCGCCGATGCCGGTCGCGCCAACTGTCGTACCCGTCGGCTCGGTTCCAGACGGCAAGGTCTCCGATTATCTAACCGGCAAGCTCCTTAACGACACACCCGAGGAATACGTTCGTCAGAACATCGAGAAAGCTCTTGTCAGACAGTACAAATACTCAGCTAAAGACTGTGAGCCGGAGTTTCCGATCGGAGTGGGCCGCAGCAGAAAGCGCGCCGATATCGCGGTATTCGGACCCGGGCAAGACCACACTCAGAACAACGCATACATCTTGGTCGAGACCAAGAAGGCAGACATTAAGCCGTCGCATAAAACGGAGGGCGTCGACCAGCTGATTTCGTATATGTCGGCGTGCCTAAACACCAAATACGGTATGTGGACGAATGGCGACGACCGACTCTGCTTCGCCAAGCGACCTGATGGGAAGGGCGGCTGGACTGTCGATGAGATCATCGACATACCGGGCCTCGGTCAGACGGAGGAGGACGCCCAGCGTCCCAAGCGCAAAGACTTGAAGCCGGCAACAGCTGACAATCTCCTTTTCGCTTTCCGGCGCTGCCACAACTACATCGCCGCTCACGAGGGCAAACAGAAGACCGAGGCCTTTTGGGAGTTGCTCAAACTGATCTTCACCAAGATCGAGGACGAGCGATCAAAGGTGATCAGCTTCTATGCCACTCCAAGCGAGCGGGAAAACAGCTCGATCGCCACCGCCGCGAAGAAGCGCATTCAAGACCTGTTCACCACGAAAGTGGTGAAGAAGTACCCCACCATCTTCGACGTCAAAGACACCGAGATCGATTTGAAGCCGACGGTCGTCGCCTACGTCGTAACGCAGCTGCAGGGTTACTCGCTGCTGGCCTCACCGGTCGACGTGAAGGGCGTGGCCTACGAAGAGATCGTAGGTTCCAACCTTCGCGGCGATCGCGGCGAATTCTTCACCCCTCGAAACGCTTGCCGAATGGCTGTCTCGATGATTAACCCGCAGCCGGAAGAACGCCTCCTGGATCCATCATGTGGGACTGGCGGTTTCCTCATCGCCGCAATGAACCACGCGCTCGAATTCATCGAGCGATCGGAGCGGGAGCAGTGGGTCGATCCCGCAAACGGAACCGACTCCGAGCGAGAAGAGCTTTTCCGACGCAGAACTGAGTATCTATCGCAAAACGTATTCGGCATTGATCTCAACCCTGCATTGGTTCGAGCGGCCAAGATGAATATGGTCATGAACAACGACGGGTCCGGTGGGCTCTTCCAAGGAAACACCCTTGAGAATCCACATCGGTGGGATGCCCTCACGCGCAAGGCGATCCCACTTGGCAGCATCGACGTAATCGTCTCGAATCCCCCTTTCGGCGCCAAGATCCCGGTCGACGACGAAGACACCCTGTCTCAGTACGACCTCGCCGCTACGTGGGATCAAGACGAGGGCGGCAACTGGGATATCCGAGTGGATCGGCACGGCAGCAGTGTGCTGCAGAAGTCGCAACCGCCAGAAATCCTGTTTATCGAACGCGCGCTGCAGTTGCTCAAACCCGGCACGGGGCGCATGGCGATGGTCATCCCGAATGGCATCCTCAACAATCCAGGTCTCGCCTACGTCCGACACTGGCTGGTACGGCACGCCCAAATACTCGCCGTAGTTGACATGCACCGGGACCTGTTTCAGCCGGGCAACGACACACAGACGTCGATGGTGCTTATGAGACGGCTCAGCGCCGAAGAAGTCGCTGAAGCTGAGATCACAGGCCTCGACTACCCGCTGTTTATGGCAGTGGCCGAGAAGATCGGCCACGACAAGCGCGGCAATGTGATTTATCGGCGAACTGACGAGGGGGAAGACGCTCTAATCAGCAGAGTCGAGACCGTCACCGAGATCGACCAGAAGACTGGTGGAGAGGTGCGGCGAGATATCACCGTCACAGAGCGACAAGTCGACGATGAACTCCCGGAAGTCGCCACCGCTTACCTACGCTGGTTGAGCGAGCAGAAATGA
- a CDS encoding rep protein: MARNQCANRDFSNARSHRFSAWPTSLGAALAPTPHVERALANERRRGWVERAGACAPRAPMWTSRSSWLDGLQRWAESPALGQLCAEQRVSITAATLLSIATVMAEHADHATGRHVAVTRATIASRVGCDVRTVTAAWRVLRTSQWAIEAQRGHGSPGTPSVGRRPSVYHLVPRRPDHRATRSPVHEPVHDFHLPPSGGVSCSSPVGRNSPSGRASAPANQDSHIGNGFKTRALCRRTTSRPLAIQRLAAGLVAGTHGLDRVHIGTICDAITAAGIDPTVWTARAITDALNADMRAHGLTWPDHITNPGAFLASRLRRLSWSPPEPSPTKAGGSAAGSIDQTPPPIVLTDTARARIAAAQHEIRRILHQRGLARHQPTSPLGSHTGQHPAAPHHRPYSQRCGR; the protein is encoded by the coding sequence ATGGCGCGCAATCAGTGCGCAAATCGTGACTTCTCCAATGCCCGATCACATCGGTTCAGTGCGTGGCCGACGTCGCTGGGCGCAGCCCTCGCACCCACACCGCACGTCGAGCGTGCGCTGGCCAACGAACGCCGGCGCGGCTGGGTCGAGCGTGCTGGTGCGTGTGCGCCGCGGGCGCCAATGTGGACCAGCCGCAGCAGTTGGCTCGACGGGCTCCAGCGCTGGGCGGAGTCGCCGGCCCTGGGCCAGCTGTGCGCGGAGCAGCGGGTGTCGATCACCGCGGCCACACTGTTGTCGATCGCGACGGTGATGGCCGAGCACGCCGACCACGCCACCGGCCGCCACGTCGCCGTCACCCGCGCCACGATCGCCTCCCGAGTGGGCTGTGACGTACGCACCGTCACCGCCGCCTGGCGGGTGCTACGGACCTCCCAATGGGCCATCGAGGCCCAACGCGGCCACGGCTCACCCGGCACCCCCAGCGTCGGCCGGCGACCCTCGGTGTACCACCTGGTGCCCCGCCGCCCAGACCACCGCGCTACGCGCTCGCCTGTGCATGAGCCTGTGCACGATTTCCACCTACCGCCGTCAGGCGGTGTTAGTTGTTCTTCTCCCGTAGGGAGGAACTCACCAAGCGGGCGCGCAAGCGCGCCCGCCAACCAGGATTCACACATAGGAAACGGATTCAAAACCCGTGCACTATGCCGGCGGACCACTTCGCGGCCGCTGGCCATCCAACGCCTGGCCGCTGGCCTCGTCGCCGGCACCCACGGCCTGGACCGTGTGCACATCGGCACCATCTGCGATGCGATCACTGCTGCTGGCATCGACCCCACGGTGTGGACCGCACGGGCCATCACCGACGCGCTCAACGCCGACATGCGCGCTCACGGACTGACGTGGCCCGACCACATCACCAACCCCGGTGCGTTCCTGGCCAGTCGACTCCGACGCCTGTCCTGGTCACCTCCCGAGCCCTCACCAACAAAGGCCGGCGGCTCTGCCGCCGGCAGCATCGACCAGACGCCGCCACCCATCGTCCTCACCGACACAGCGCGCGCCCGCATCGCCGCCGCCCAACACGAGATCCGCCGAATACTCCACCAACGCGGGTTAGCACGCCACCAACCGACGTCCCCACTCGGCTCTCACACAGGTCAGCACCCTGCTGCTCCCCACCACCGGCCGTACAGTCAACGCTGTGGCCGCTGA